From one Xyrauchen texanus isolate HMW12.3.18 chromosome 17, RBS_HiC_50CHRs, whole genome shotgun sequence genomic stretch:
- the LOC127658393 gene encoding calcium homeostasis modulator protein 4-like produces MSKRKWITNLKLMVKRSPLYSNCIIGFVMLGLEQLVEIDFACPCNPKLNLVFSAAYFVVPALFSFALLFYIQSSQCKYSSCLHCAAVCLTPALLWIMLLFFDGQYFACAKTSWEGLTVHTDISASTTWCKPLNKSDNITEKQMAFFSYRNNSQIVGLCILLLISLPLIWMGIKRWHYTSTRTKEPDDEQLEMEDFGNSPTPPPDSPSFIVDQDSSK; encoded by the exons ATGAGCAAAAGGAAATGGATTACTAACTTGAAACTCATGGTGAAGAGGAGTCCTTTATATTCAAATTGTATTATTGGCTTTGTGATGCTGGGACTTGAACAACTTGTGGAGATAGATTTTGCATGCCCTTGTAATCCAAAGCTGAATCTGGTGTTCTCAGCTGCGTATTTTGTCGTTCCTGCTCTGTTTTCCTTTGCACTCTTGTTTTATATCCAGAGCTCACAATGCAAATATTCAAGCTGTTTGCACTGTGCAGCAGTTTGTCTCACTCCAGCCCTTCTTTGGATCATGTTGCTGTTTTTTGATGGACAATACTTTGCCTGTGCAAAAACTTCATGGGAAGGACTGACGGTTCACACTGACATATCCGCTTCAACAACATGGTGTAAGCCGTTGAATAAATCTGATAACatcacagaaaaacaaatggcATTTTTTAGCTATCGAAATAATTCTCAG ATAGTGGGACTGTGCATATTGCTCCTGATCTCCCTGCCCCTAATATGGATGGGAATTAAGAGGTGGCACTACACATCAACAAGAACCAAAGAACCTGATGATGAACAACTGGAAATGGAGGATTTTGGAAACAGCCCAACACCCCCTCCAGACAGCCCCTCATTCATTGTGGATCAAGACAGCTCTAAATAA